The Arachis hypogaea cultivar Tifrunner chromosome 16, arahy.Tifrunner.gnm2.J5K5, whole genome shotgun sequence genome contains a region encoding:
- the LOC112756060 gene encoding probable calcium-binding protein CML35, which yields MIPEETSWKVTEGPKHGDPFKATCFVPPSPQSFSSSSSSSNTFSLFPHQPPMKLININPKNLKLSPKRLFRSSKKDRSAPSRSDPPSFGSSASSSEGSTHKSAAAGGSATPTSVLPDASGDWSIELHLELSQAFRLIDRDGDGVVSRQELEAVLTSLAALRSEEVAAMLREVDAEGRGCISVEELVSRVGSVGDVPMTEEDELREAFEVFDSDGDGRISAQELLRVFQAIGDERCTLEECRRMIEGVDRNGDGFVCFEDFSRMMELQQQQR from the coding sequence ATGATACCCGAGGAAACTTCGTGGAAGGTGACTGAAGGTCCAAAACATGGAGATCCATTTAAGGCAACCTGCTTCGTCCCTCCTTCCCCTcaatccttttcttcttcttcttcttcttcaaacacttTCTCTCTATTCCCACACCAACCACCAATGAAGCTCATCAACATCAATCCCAAGAACCTCAAGCTTTCCCCTAAGCGTCTCTTCCGTTCCTCCAAGAAGGACCGTTCCGCTCCCTCCAGATCCGATCCTCCCTCATTCGGATCCTCCGCATCCTCCTCCGAGGGCTCCACTCACAAGTCCGCCGCCGCCGGTGGTTCCGCCACGCCTACTAGTGTCCTCCCTGATGCTTCTGGCGACTGGTCCATCGAGCTCCACCTCGAGCTCTCACAGGCCTTCCGCCTCATCGACCGCGATGGCGACGGCGTCGTCTCACGCCAGGAGCTTGAGGCGGTTCTGACGAGCTTGGCGGCACTGCGATCGGAGGAAGTGGCGGCGATGCTGCGTGAGGTCGACGCTGAGGGCCGTGGATGCATCAGCGTCGAGGAGCTGGTGAGTCGAGTCGGTTCCGTTGGCGATGTTCCCATGACGGAAGAGGATGAGCTGAGGGAAGCATTCGAGGTGTTTGACAGCGACGGCGACGGGCGGATCTCGGCACAGGAGCTGCTTAGGGTTTTCCAAGCGATCGGCGACGAGCGGTGCACGTTAGAGGAGTGCAGGCGCATGATAGAGGGCGTGGATAGGAACGGGGATGGGTTTGTGTGCTTCGAGGACTTTTCTCGTATGATGGAGTTGCAGCAACAGCAACGGTGA